AAAGATGGTCTTCAGCCCTTGAACTAGCACAATGAACTACGTCGTTATTGTGTAATTTTGGCATGCAAATTATCCCCTGTAGAttgcagaaaataaaaattatattggGTGAAAAAAGATGTGGCTAAATGTATCCACAATGGCCATTACTTTAAGATGCAAGTTATTACCTGAGAGCAACAACTTGGGGAGGGTTTTTGAGTTAATGTTGTTTAAAATTGCATTATTTTCCCACAAACTATATTTCACATTGTTTTATACAGTTGAAACGTTTTACATATCATATgtcttttcatgtttttctttaaaaacccCTTGTAAAATTTATTGTGAATTGATGAATGGCTGTATTTCATTAACCTGAACAGAGACAATGGAAGTCACTTGATGATAACTTCTGTTAGGTTTTAAGCTGTACAAGTACGTTGCCTGAAGGGaaattgtttcagtttaaaaacAGGCATTGATTTCGACCATCATGGTTTTAAATGGGGTATGGTTTGCAAGCAATCCTCAGCAGGGTAAGAATGgatagcaaagaaaaataattgcaaaaaTGTAATGCTTAATTTGCCTTCAATAAAGCTACTAGGAAATTTGTATCAAAAATGACAGAAAGTGAGAGGGGATTTTAAAGGCTGGTGTGTGAAATGGGTGTGGAAAATGGCATGTTTTGGTTGGAAATAGGATCAGGCTTTGGAGTACTGAGAATTACACCCACACTTAGTATCCTATAGAGCATTTCCCTCAGGATGTGGTGGTAGcaataattaatttataattatcaGCACACTTACTCTATGTGGCAGTTTATTGACAAGAGTAAAATATTTGCTATACCTTTGAAATTTACTGATTGTATGGACACTATTACTAGTGCTGTGTTTTTTGTTTGCACAGCCCAGATGTTAACTCCAAAATAAAACATGACAAGATTGCTACTGAACCTCAAGCACTAGGAACAGTTTGGAGAAGCTTTTTACTTACTTCCAATTCTCCATATGAAAAGTCACATGTTGATCTTGACAGTAACCTGCAACTCATTACCATTATTAGGATTCAACTGCAGCTCAACGGTAAATTTGTGTCCCCCAAAAAATTGGAAGAGTGTATCAGTTTGAGAGCCAGTACAGTGAACATGTCACTTTAAAAATTCAGCCAAAGTATAAAGGTCAGAAAAATCTGTAATTAAAACCTAGAGTTAAAACTTTTGCGACTTAACTAACAGGAGTCCTCCTTACATTTAGTCGTTTCCTTCGTTAcagttaataaaagaaataaaaaaataatgttcgCTACTTCCctctaagaaaatgtaaaatactttttaaaactgattcCTAGCAGAAATGTTTCTTCAATATATATCTGTATGCTTTATCAGCCCCTAATAGATTTAAATGAAATACCTAATATTTAAGGGGCAAAACTAACTTGTTAATAGAAACATCCCCAATAGATTTAAATGACATACCTAATATTCAAGGGGCAAAACTAACTTCTTAATAGAAACATCCAAAATTTACTCTTACTCTGATGTCTTGTACAGCTCATTTTATTCTAACTAAGTCAAAGTGGGATATTTCCATGAAGAAGCTGCCTACCTGGTTTAATCCTGTAATTTGGTTTCAAAACCACAGagataaagaaggaaaaaaatgctgctaaaatattgatatcaCACAGCAGAGAGCAATCACGATTTATGACTAGTCAAACCTACTTCACAGCTTCTAGAATAAcataattttattgaattcttgtTAAATGGATGACAGGCTTACATGACTTCTGGAGCTTCTTCAGCCTTTATTCTCTAAAGcatcaattaaaaattgtattCTTTGAATGGCTGACTTGCGAGCCACTCGTACATCTTCTAATCCATCTGTCTGTACTTTATCAAGATCCAAAATCAGTTTTGTTAGTTGTTCATCAAGATAAATAAACTCTCTGTCACCTTTAAAAAAGCAATATCATTAAATATATAATCAATCAAAGAATTAAGAATTGAAAGAGTCTCAAAATTGATGCATCATtatcttttaaacaaataatttggagagtttgtttgaattgaaatttctcCTCTATTCGAACCCAGAGATATAAAAAATATCTTACTGAGTTTGAGGTCTGTAACGTAAGATACTGATCCAGTGTCTGCTTGGATTTTTGTACCAAGTGCTTTGCACATGAACCCTAAAGCTGAGGGGAAAAAAACTTGGCCAATAACTTACAGGGCTGACCCTGCACTTGGTTGGCAAGAGGTATATACTGGTAGCAATCCTCTCTGGAAGTCCTTCAGTTAACTttgcaacaaaacaatttaagACAATCCTGATCTCCAGCTGTACATTCAACTGCTGGGAATCTTTAAATGATGACAATACAAGCACCTAACCCACTTATCCTCTGATATGAGCTTGATCTCAAGTTATCTAATACAATTCACAATCCACATGTAACTGagttgagaaatcaaaaggaagacaaaacaatatttaactgaCCTCTGGTTcctgaaaaagataaaactcttgGTTCCAATTCCTCTGCATGACAAAGCAGTGTATCGATTGAATTAATTTTAGCATCTGATAAAGGTGACCTTCGTGTTGTGTATTGACTCCGAGgttcaggctggtgataacctGAGCCATACATCTGAGGAGCTGACTGTGCATAGGGTTGTCTGCCTGGGAAGCCTGGTTGTTGACCCAGGTTTGTGTATCCTGAACCAACTGCATAAGAATTAGGAGGGTAACCAGGTGGTGGATGTTGGGGTTGTGACTGCCGCATCATTGACTGTTCAGTTGCATATGACACTGGAGGAGCACCTGGGTAAGGAGATGTGTGACCATACACAGAGGTTGGGGCAGGATTTGCAAATGGAGGAGCCCATTGGGTAGCCTGGGATGGAGCAGTTTGAGCATAGGACTGAGTTCTTCCATCTATCATTTGTAGTGGTTGTCCCACAGGAGTTGGGCCATAGCCTTGATTTTCTTGTTTCACAGTTCTATTTCCTGGGATACTTTGTGTATGAGGTGAGGagtaattataattattttggtatggttgatgatgatgatgataggaTTGTGCTCCAGGTGACTTTGGTTGTACAGGGGAGGGTGGCATTACTTGCTGCTGTTGCTGGAGCTGTGAAGTAGCAGCACCCACTACAGATGGTATTGGTGGCTTTCCTGAAGGCTGCACTTGATTAGGAACCTGTCCTGGTGTCTGATAGGCTTGATACCCTCCTGGTCCTGTTGCCTGCATTGTCTGAGCATTAGGTTGTGGTGGACCCTGGCCTTGATTCTGAGGTGAAGGTTGATATGGTCGTACCTGGTATGGTTGACCAGGAGCTGATGTTGGAGTTTGGTATGCTTGGCTTGTTCGCGAGGGAGGCAAGGGACTCTGCACAGGCTGACCAGGGTAAAGTTGGCTTGGATTCAAAGACTGAGGTTGATAAAACTGGTCAGGATTTGAAGCAGGCATCTGATATGGTTGACCTGGATATGGTGTTGCTTGATATTGTTGACTTGATTGACGAAGAACACCGGGTTTTGCTGACCCACCTAAGGCCGACACAGAATTAACAGCAGGGAATTGATATGCCTGACTGGTGTTCTGGGATGAAATTTCATAAGTTGGACCAGCAGCAGACATTGGTATCTGATATGGTTGACTAGAATCTGACCTCTGAATCTGCTGTGGTTGGCCTTGAATCATTGGCTGTGCCTCATAAGGTTGTGAAGGACTTGGTCCTGGTACTGAATAAAGCTGTCCTCCAGGAGCCATCTGATTTGGTTGACTGGGGATCACTCGGTTTACTTGACTAGATGACATTTGGTTTGGCTGACCATGTGGCATTTGGCTTGGGTGACCATGTGGCGTTTGGTTTGACTGACCAGAAGGCATTTGGTTTGGGTGACTAGATGGCATTAGATTTGGCTGACTGAAAACCATTTGACTTGGCTGACTAGATGGCAGTTGGCTTGGTTGAGGAAGTGGCA
The sequence above is a segment of the Pocillopora verrucosa isolate sample1 chromosome 5, ASM3666991v2, whole genome shotgun sequence genome. Coding sequences within it:
- the LOC131777528 gene encoding uncharacterized protein — encoded protein: MEIYQGCTPGYPPLPQGWEMKVDPTSGKPFFIDHKTRTTSWEDPRVRQKHYQGPGGSLGNQNPSQTFQLPSGQQYSTPVPSSPGQLYQMPPPISGQVSQSPVSNPGQPFPVLPDQPNQVPPGHLNHMLPGQSSQILSNQQNQAPAPSSQMPLPQPSQLPSSQPSQMVFSQPNLMPSSHPNQMPSGQSNQTPHGHPSQMPHGQPNQMSSSQVNRVIPSQPNQMAPGGQLYSVPGPSPSQPYEAQPMIQGQPQQIQRSDSSQPYQIPMSAAGPTYEISSQNTSQAYQFPAVNSVSALGGSAKPGVLRQSSQQYQATPYPGQPYQMPASNPDQFYQPQSLNPSQLYPGQPVQSPLPPSRTSQAYQTPTSAPGQPYQVRPYQPSPQNQGQGPPQPNAQTMQATGPGGYQAYQTPGQVPNQVQPSGKPPIPSVVGAATSQLQQQQQVMPPSPVQPKSPGAQSYHHHHQPYQNNYNYSSPHTQSIPGNRTVKQENQGYGPTPVGQPLQMIDGRTQSYAQTAPSQATQWAPPFANPAPTSVYGHTSPYPGAPPVSYATEQSMMRQSQPQHPPPGYPPNSYAVGSGYTNLGQQPGFPGRQPYAQSAPQMYGSGYHQPEPRSQYTTRRSPLSDAKINSIDTLLCHAEELEPRVLSFSGTRGDREFIYLDEQLTKLILDLDKVQTDGLEDVRVARKSAIQRIQFLIDALENKG